The following are from one region of the Leptolyngbya iicbica LK genome:
- the crtD gene encoding C-3',4' desaturase CrtD → MVAGHSKQERVVVIGGGIGGLTAAALLAHRGYDVITFDQAIVPGGCASTFRRRGFTFDVGATQVAGLEPGGIHHEIFAELDIPLPAATHCDPACAVYLPGESEAISVWRDRQAWQAERQRQFPGSEPFWQLLNTLFQASWRFQGREPVLPPRNAWDVWQLVSAVRPDTLVTAPFTFSTVGQLLKAFGLASDRRLKTFLDMQLKLYSQVNADETALLYAATALGVSQAPQGLFHLEGSMQVLSDRLVAALERDGGKLLMRHSVEQIHTQNNQVTGVTVRSQKTGQTWTEPADIVVGNVTVQSLVKLLGDDAPQGYRQRVEKLEDSSGAFVVYLGVDQAAIPADCPPHLQFLYDYDAPIGENNSLFVSVSRPGDGRAPDGKATIIASSFTDLTQWQQADDYAALKQQYTDTAIARLGQFFDLRPDHLVHVEAGTPRTFERFTARDRGAVGGLGMRVSTFGPFGFANRTPFQNLWLVGDCTHPGEGTAGVSYSAQTAVRQIEAWLR, encoded by the coding sequence ATGGTCGCGGGACATTCCAAACAAGAGCGAGTCGTTGTGATTGGTGGGGGCATTGGGGGGCTCACCGCCGCTGCCCTGTTGGCTCATCGCGGCTATGACGTCATCACCTTTGACCAAGCGATCGTGCCCGGTGGCTGTGCCTCCACCTTTCGGCGGCGCGGCTTTACCTTTGATGTCGGTGCGACTCAGGTGGCCGGACTGGAACCGGGCGGCATTCACCACGAGATTTTTGCCGAACTCGACATCCCCCTGCCCGCCGCCACCCATTGCGATCCGGCCTGTGCAGTGTATCTGCCGGGTGAGTCGGAGGCGATTTCCGTCTGGCGCGATCGCCAGGCATGGCAAGCTGAGCGGCAGCGGCAGTTTCCCGGCAGTGAGCCGTTCTGGCAGTTGCTCAACACGCTCTTTCAGGCGAGCTGGCGTTTTCAAGGACGGGAGCCCGTGTTGCCGCCGCGTAATGCGTGGGATGTGTGGCAGTTGGTGTCAGCGGTGCGACCCGATACGTTGGTGACTGCGCCATTCACCTTCTCCACTGTCGGGCAGTTGCTGAAAGCATTTGGATTAGCCAGCGATCGCCGCCTCAAGACCTTTTTAGATATGCAGCTCAAGCTGTATTCCCAGGTCAACGCCGACGAAACTGCCCTGCTGTATGCCGCCACCGCTCTCGGCGTCTCGCAAGCCCCGCAGGGACTCTTTCACCTCGAAGGCAGTATGCAGGTGTTGAGCGATCGCCTTGTCGCCGCATTGGAACGGGATGGCGGCAAACTCTTGATGCGCCACAGCGTTGAACAGATTCATACCCAAAACAACCAGGTCACTGGCGTCACCGTGCGCAGTCAAAAAACGGGCCAAACCTGGACCGAACCCGCCGACATTGTGGTGGGCAATGTGACGGTGCAAAGCTTGGTAAAACTGCTCGGTGACGACGCCCCTCAAGGCTATCGCCAACGAGTGGAAAAGCTAGAGGATTCTTCGGGAGCCTTCGTGGTTTATCTCGGCGTGGATCAGGCCGCGATTCCCGCCGACTGTCCGCCCCATCTGCAATTTTTGTATGACTACGACGCTCCCATTGGCGAAAATAATTCGCTGTTTGTCTCGGTCAGCCGTCCCGGCGATGGCCGCGCTCCAGATGGCAAGGCGACGATTATTGCTTCTTCGTTCACCGACTTAACCCAGTGGCAGCAGGCCGATGACTATGCCGCGCTGAAACAGCAATACACCGACACCGCGATCGCGCGCCTCGGCCAATTTTTTGATCTGCGGCCCGATCATTTGGTGCATGTCGAGGCCGGGACTCCCCGTACATTTGAGCGGTTTACGGCGCGCGATCGCGGCGCGGTGGGTGGCCTGGGCATGCGCGTCAGCACCTTCGGCCCCTTCGGTTTTGCCAACCGCACCCCCTTCCAAAACCTGTGGCTCGTAGGTGACTGCACCCATCCCGGCGAGGGCACCGCGGGAGTCAGCTACTCCGCCCAAACCGCCGTCCGCCAAATCGAAGCCTGGTTGCGCTAA
- a CDS encoding sensor domain-containing protein, with amino-acid sequence MSERLTYEELEQRVRALEASQTLRSQSLMGELLESIQAGVVVHDGNGTVINSNTIAQSMLGLTSEQMLGKELTDPAWTFLREDGSPLPVEEYPAARVLATQKTVHNLVVGIQHGPTAEPIWVLNSAHPEFDETGHLCQIVTTFMDISPLKKGEEQYRNLFENMMHEVHLWQLVRDEQGAIQTWRLLEANPAALNAWGKKRSEVVGKTTNEIFAYDATAQFMPIVQKIFAEGKPYTWEAYFPPTDQFFHMTSVPFGEYFMSTGVDITQRKQIQLALEQELLLSKTLFNVSIDGIVLLNHQGNVLQASHSFAQMLGYSLAETGTLNVVDWDAQFSRAELQAILEDEVLLPPRFETQHRRQDGSVCDVEISYSREVLNGEAVHFCICRDVSDRKQAEAERNRLLAVLEASLNEIYLFWSDTLKFEYANQGALENLGYSLEQLQQKTPLDIMPELSAPELAQQLTPLRQDQVSKLHFETVHQRADGSCYPVDVYLQTTHYGGQPAFLAIALDISDRKRAEAQLIHQALHDSLTDLPNRTLLNDRLELALKRAQQSATYQFAVLFLDLDQFKVVNDSLGHQVGDELLIHVAQKLQTIIRPADIAARPGGDEFVILLEHLSDLQAATQIAERILADFEHPIAMSDHSIFITTSIGLVWGDRHYNEASSLLRDADIALYRAKAAGRGGYAIFDGDMHVQAMKRMQLEHDLRVAVAQQVFALHYQPIVDLKTQQITGFEALIRWDHPTRGFISPDEFIPVAEETGMIAPISRWVLQTACEQAAQWRSQWPHRHHLRMSINLSGYDLRQATLVETVQHVLTQTQLPAHILTLEITESMLIEDIETAIERLLQLQELGVRISIDDFGTGYSSLSYLYNLPANYLKIDKSFVSQMQLGNTNYKIVEAVVTLSDQLGLAAIAEGIETPQQLNWLEALGCELGQGYLLSRPLSTEAATALLSAQST; translated from the coding sequence ATGTCTGAAAGATTGACCTATGAAGAGTTGGAGCAGCGAGTGCGGGCGCTGGAAGCGAGCCAAACCCTGCGATCGCAAAGCCTGATGGGTGAATTGCTCGAAAGCATACAGGCTGGGGTCGTGGTTCATGACGGGAACGGCACTGTCATCAACAGCAATACGATCGCGCAGAGCATGCTCGGCCTCACCAGCGAACAGATGTTGGGCAAGGAGTTGACTGATCCGGCTTGGACATTTTTGCGCGAAGACGGCAGTCCATTACCCGTTGAGGAATACCCTGCGGCGCGGGTGCTTGCGACGCAAAAAACCGTTCATAACTTGGTAGTCGGCATTCAGCATGGCCCCACCGCCGAACCCATTTGGGTCCTTAATTCGGCGCATCCTGAGTTTGATGAAACTGGCCACCTCTGCCAAATTGTGACCACCTTTATGGACATTAGTCCCCTGAAAAAAGGTGAGGAACAATATCGCAACTTGTTCGAGAATATGATGCACGAGGTCCATCTCTGGCAGCTCGTGCGGGATGAGCAAGGGGCGATTCAGACCTGGCGATTGTTGGAGGCCAATCCTGCGGCGCTCAACGCCTGGGGCAAAAAACGTTCTGAAGTGGTCGGCAAAACGACCAATGAAATCTTTGCCTATGATGCAACGGCACAGTTCATGCCGATTGTGCAAAAGATTTTTGCAGAGGGCAAACCCTACACCTGGGAAGCCTATTTCCCCCCCACTGATCAGTTCTTCCACATGACCAGTGTTCCCTTTGGGGAATATTTCATGAGCACCGGGGTAGACATTACTCAGCGCAAGCAGATACAACTTGCTCTGGAACAAGAACTCCTGCTGAGTAAAACCCTGTTTAACGTCTCGATTGACGGCATTGTGCTGTTGAACCATCAGGGCAATGTCTTGCAAGCCAGTCACAGCTTTGCCCAGATGCTCGGCTATTCCCTGGCAGAAACTGGCACCCTGAATGTGGTGGATTGGGATGCCCAGTTTTCCCGGGCAGAATTACAGGCCATTCTTGAAGATGAAGTGCTTTTGCCACCTCGGTTTGAAACGCAGCATCGTCGTCAGGATGGTTCGGTCTGTGATGTGGAAATCAGCTACAGCCGCGAAGTCCTGAATGGTGAGGCTGTCCATTTCTGTATTTGTCGGGATGTTAGTGACCGTAAGCAGGCCGAGGCCGAGCGTAATCGGCTGCTGGCTGTCCTGGAAGCCAGCCTCAACGAAATTTATCTGTTCTGGAGTGACACGCTCAAGTTTGAGTATGCGAATCAGGGCGCATTAGAAAACCTGGGCTACTCGCTGGAACAGCTCCAGCAAAAAACACCCCTCGATATTATGCCGGAGCTATCAGCGCCTGAATTGGCACAGCAACTCACGCCCTTGCGGCAAGATCAGGTCTCGAAGTTGCATTTTGAAACCGTGCATCAGCGGGCTGATGGTAGTTGCTATCCGGTCGATGTCTATCTACAGACCACCCACTATGGCGGTCAGCCAGCGTTTTTGGCGATCGCGTTGGATATCAGCGATCGCAAACGGGCTGAGGCCCAACTCATCCACCAGGCATTGCACGATAGCCTGACTGACTTGCCCAATCGCACGTTGTTAAACGATCGGCTGGAACTTGCCCTCAAACGGGCGCAGCAGTCGGCGACTTACCAATTTGCGGTGTTGTTTCTGGACTTGGATCAGTTCAAAGTCGTCAACGACAGCCTGGGGCACCAAGTTGGCGATGAGTTGTTAATTCATGTGGCCCAGAAGCTGCAAACCATTATTCGTCCGGCGGATATTGCGGCTCGACCCGGCGGCGATGAGTTTGTCATCTTGTTAGAGCATCTGTCTGACCTGCAGGCTGCGACTCAAATTGCCGAGCGCATTCTGGCCGATTTCGAACACCCGATCGCAATGTCAGACCACAGTATTTTCATCACCACAAGTATTGGGCTGGTTTGGGGCGATCGTCACTACAACGAGGCATCGAGCTTGCTCCGAGATGCAGATATTGCGCTTTATCGGGCCAAGGCTGCCGGACGCGGCGGTTACGCCATTTTTGATGGGGACATGCACGTCCAGGCCATGAAACGCATGCAACTAGAGCATGACTTACGGGTCGCTGTGGCTCAGCAAGTTTTTGCGCTGCATTATCAACCGATTGTTGATCTCAAGACGCAGCAAATCACGGGATTTGAGGCCCTGATCCGTTGGGACCATCCGACTCGGGGGTTTATCTCGCCAGACGAGTTTATCCCCGTTGCTGAAGAAACTGGGATGATCGCGCCCATCAGTCGCTGGGTGTTGCAGACGGCCTGTGAGCAAGCGGCGCAATGGCGTTCTCAGTGGCCTCACCGTCATCACTTGCGCATGAGCATCAACCTCTCGGGATACGATTTGCGACAGGCGACCCTGGTGGAAACCGTTCAACACGTATTAACGCAAACACAGTTGCCAGCGCATATCCTCACGCTAGAGATTACGGAGAGCATGCTCATTGAGGATATTGAAACGGCCATTGAGCGCTTGCTACAACTGCAGGAATTAGGCGTGCGGATCAGTATTGATGACTTTGGCACCGGCTATTCTTCCCTCAGTTATCTCTACAACCTGCCGGCCAACTATCTCAAAATTGACAAGTCTTTTGTCAGCCAGATGCAGCTGGGCAACACGAACTACAAAATTGTGGAGGCGGTAGTCACGCTGAGTGATCAGCTAGGGCTCGCGGCGATCGCGGAAGGCATTGAAACGCCTCAACAACTCAACTGGCTGGAAGCGCTGGGGTGTGAACTCGGTCAAGGTTATTTGCTGTCTCGACCACTATCAACCGAAGCCGCCACGGCACTTTTGTCAGCACAGTCCACTTAA
- the recG gene encoding ATP-dependent DNA helicase RecG yields MSEVPTNDKTPDWSRLQRALMVEAERGFNDLEGHQQRFSEFLHGELASPPEPLSEDKRGVWRSLAADYRRYGEMSFAARQYLVAETRKTIYETQKSLEQATPAAKTQKSTAKAAAGKSSRAGNQNSQEKSGRSPATHSAFSSKTPPLEQPVTYLKGVGPKNAERLAKLGIFTALDLLHYYPRDYINYAQQVAIRELQPGETVTLVGTVTRSTCFSSPKNPNLTIQELVLKDSTGQLRITKFWPGKRFRNAGWQQGQKRKYPTGAIVAASGLVKKNKYGITLDSPDLEVLDGPDGDPESLTVGRIVPVYPLTEGVGATLVRRAVASAMPAAIELVDPLPEAIRQEFGLVPLPVAIAHIHFPKDEEGLQEARHRLVFDEFFYLQLGLLRRRQERRKEATSVILPPTGALIDQFYDNLPFAFTGAQQRVVNEILTDIQQPTPMNRLVQGDVGSGKTVVAVVAILAAIQAGYQAALMAPTEVLAEQHYRKLVGWFNALNLPVELLTGSTRTAKRKQIHSELLTGELPLLVGTHALIEDPVQFQRLGLVAIDEQHRFGVQQRARLQRKGDNPHVLTLTATPIPRTLALTLHGDLEVSQIDELPPGRKAIKTTLLRGRDRNHAYDLIRREIAQRRQVYIVLPLVEESEKLDLRSAIDEHQRLQEVIFPEFKVGLLHGRMSSAEKDDAISQFRDGHTHILVSTTVVEVGVDVPNATVMLIEHAERFGLSQLHQLRGRVGRGAAQSFCLLMSSTRNDLALQRLKVLEDSQDGFFISEMDMRFRGPGEVLGTRQSGLPDFALASLVADQDALAIARKAAESLIEQDAELTHLPILRKELQRRYEKLMGGAILT; encoded by the coding sequence ATGAGTGAAGTGCCCACTAACGATAAAACGCCGGATTGGAGTCGCTTACAGCGGGCGCTGATGGTGGAAGCTGAGCGGGGCTTCAATGATCTGGAGGGGCATCAGCAGCGGTTTAGTGAGTTTTTGCACGGCGAGTTGGCGTCGCCGCCGGAGCCGTTGTCAGAGGACAAACGAGGCGTGTGGCGATCGCTGGCCGCCGATTACCGTCGCTATGGTGAAATGAGTTTTGCGGCCCGTCAGTACCTTGTCGCCGAAACCCGCAAGACCATTTACGAAACCCAGAAGTCTTTAGAACAGGCCACACCCGCTGCCAAAACTCAAAAGTCCACGGCTAAGGCAGCTGCGGGGAAATCGTCTCGTGCGGGGAATCAGAATAGTCAGGAAAAATCGGGGAGATCGCCCGCTACCCACTCGGCCTTTTCCAGCAAGACACCGCCGTTAGAGCAGCCCGTCACCTATCTGAAGGGCGTCGGGCCGAAGAATGCGGAACGGTTGGCAAAACTGGGCATTTTCACTGCGCTGGACTTGCTGCACTACTATCCCCGCGACTACATTAACTACGCCCAACAGGTCGCCATTCGGGAGCTGCAGCCGGGGGAGACGGTGACCCTGGTGGGTACCGTGACGCGATCGACCTGCTTCAGCAGTCCTAAAAATCCCAATCTCACGATTCAAGAATTGGTGCTCAAAGACTCCACTGGGCAACTGCGCATCACCAAATTCTGGCCGGGGAAGCGGTTTCGCAATGCGGGGTGGCAACAGGGGCAAAAGCGGAAGTATCCCACCGGGGCGATCGTCGCGGCATCGGGCCTGGTCAAGAAGAATAAATACGGCATCACCCTCGACAGCCCTGATTTGGAAGTGCTGGATGGGCCGGATGGCGATCCCGAGTCGCTGACGGTGGGGCGCATTGTGCCCGTGTATCCGCTAACGGAGGGGGTGGGGGCGACGTTGGTGCGGCGGGCCGTTGCTTCTGCGATGCCCGCGGCCATTGAACTGGTCGATCCCCTGCCGGAAGCGATCCGTCAGGAATTTGGCCTGGTGCCGCTGCCCGTCGCGATCGCCCACATCCACTTTCCCAAGGACGAAGAAGGCTTGCAGGAAGCCCGCCATCGCCTGGTGTTTGATGAATTCTTTTATCTGCAACTGGGTCTGCTGCGCCGCCGCCAAGAACGGCGCAAAGAAGCCACATCGGTGATTTTGCCGCCCACCGGAGCGCTGATCGATCAGTTTTATGACAACCTGCCGTTTGCCTTTACGGGAGCGCAGCAGCGAGTCGTCAACGAAATTTTGACCGATATTCAACAGCCGACGCCGATGAATCGGCTGGTACAGGGCGATGTCGGTTCCGGTAAAACGGTGGTCGCCGTGGTGGCGATTTTGGCGGCCATCCAAGCCGGATACCAAGCAGCGCTGATGGCCCCGACGGAGGTGTTGGCCGAGCAGCACTATCGCAAACTAGTGGGCTGGTTCAACGCGCTGAATTTGCCCGTGGAGTTGCTCACGGGTTCCACGCGCACTGCCAAGCGCAAACAGATTCACAGCGAACTCTTGACGGGGGAACTGCCCCTGCTGGTGGGTACCCACGCCCTGATTGAAGATCCGGTGCAGTTTCAGCGGTTGGGCTTGGTGGCGATCGATGAACAGCATCGCTTTGGCGTGCAGCAGCGGGCGCGGCTCCAGCGCAAGGGCGACAATCCCCATGTGTTGACGCTGACAGCGACCCCGATTCCTCGGACGCTGGCGCTGACCCTGCACGGCGACTTAGAAGTGAGCCAGATTGATGAGTTGCCGCCGGGACGTAAAGCCATCAAAACGACCCTGCTGCGGGGCCGCGATCGCAACCACGCCTACGACCTGATTCGTCGCGAAATTGCCCAGAGGCGACAAGTCTACATTGTGCTGCCCCTGGTGGAAGAGTCGGAAAAGCTGGATTTGCGATCGGCGATCGACGAGCATCAGCGCCTGCAAGAAGTGATTTTTCCCGAATTCAAAGTCGGCCTACTCCACGGACGCATGTCCTCGGCGGAAAAAGACGACGCCATCAGCCAGTTCCGCGACGGCCATACCCACATCCTGGTATCCACCACGGTGGTGGAAGTGGGGGTGGACGTGCCCAACGCCACCGTCATGCTGATCGAACATGCGGAACGGTTTGGCCTTTCCCAACTGCACCAGTTGCGCGGTCGCGTCGGTCGGGGGGCAGCCCAGTCCTTCTGTCTATTGATGAGCAGCACCCGCAACGACCTGGCACTACAGCGACTCAAAGTGCTGGAAGACTCGCAAGACGGTTTCTTTATCTCGGAGATGGACATGCGCTTTCGGGGACCGGGGGAAGTGCTCGGCACTCGCCAATCGGGACTGCCGGACTTTGCGCTGGCGAGCCTGGTGGCGGATCAAGATGCGCTGGCGATCGCCCGTAAAGCTGCCGAATCCTTAATCGAGCAAGACGCCGAACTAACCCATCTCCCAATCCTGCGCAAAGAGCTCCAGCGCCGCTATGAAAAGCTGATGGGCGGCGCAATTTTGACGTGA